The following proteins are co-located in the Tenrec ecaudatus isolate mTenEca1 chromosome 11, mTenEca1.hap1, whole genome shotgun sequence genome:
- the MRPS5 gene encoding small ribosomal subunit protein uS5m isoform X1 encodes MAAVVRAASRLPALCGVPAGRLRPRQLFLNTFPTTSTLALKTALGNGPLSSLGTRGNCHYTILAHVLRTQGCVNSPSNWMGQQCRSSSFFNKLTADELWKGALAESGAGARKGRGKRVKKRRRKDLNRGQIIGEGRSGFLWPGLNVPLMRNGAVQTITQRSKEEQEKVEANMVQQREEWDRKRKIKVKRERGWSGNSWGGVSLGPPDPGPNGETYDDFDTRILEVRNVFNMTAKEGRKKSVRVLVAVGNGRGAAGFAVGKAAERMDAFRKAKNRAVHYLHYVERYEDHTIFHDISLRFKRTHIKMKKQPRGYGLRCHRAIITMCRLIGIKDMYAKVSGSLNMLNLTRGFFHGLTSQETHQQLADKKGLHVVEFREECGPLPVVVASPQGALRKDPEPEDEVPDIKLDWEDVKIAQGLKRSVWSGLKRAAT; translated from the exons ATGGCTGCCGTGGTCCGCGCTGCCAGCCGCCTTCCTGCCCTGTGCGGCGTGCCAGCGG gtcgtTTGCGGCCCAGGCAGCTTTTCTTAAACACTTTCCCAACAACTTCCACTTTGGCATTGAAGACTGCCCTCGGTAATG GCCCTTTGTCATCACTGGGGACCAGAGGAAACTGTCATTACACCATCTTGGCCCATGTTCTACGGACACAAGGCTGTGTTAATTCTCCTAGTAATTGGATGGGCCAACAGTGTAGATCCTCCAGTTTCTTCAATAAAT TGACGGCAGATGAGCTGTGGAAAGGTGCTTTAGCAGAGAGCGGTGCTGGAGCAAGAAAAGGAAGAGGCAAAAGAGttaagaaaaggagaagaaaggatTTGAACCGGGGTCAGATCATTGGTGAAG GGCGCTCTGGTTTCCTCTGGCCTGGTCTGAACGTCCCTCTGATGAGAAATGGAGCAGTGCAGACCATCACACAGAGGAGCAAGGAGGAGCAGGAGAAGGTGGAAGCCAACATGGTCCAACAGAGAGAGGAGTGGGACCGGAAGAGGAAAATTAAGGTTAAACGGGAGCGAGGATGGAGCGGAAACTCCTGGGGAGGCGTCAGTCTTGGCCCCCCTGACCCCGGTCCCAACGGAG AAACCTATGACGATTTTGATACCAGGATACTCGAG GTAAGAAATGTTTTCAACATGACAGcaaaagagggaagaaagaaatcGGTGCGTGTCCTGGTGGCTGTGGGGAACGGGAGAGGGGCTGCAG GTTTTGCTGTTGGGAAAGCGGCTGAGCGGATGGACGCTTTCAGAAAA GCGAAGAACAGAGCGGTCCACTATCTGCACTATGTGGAGCGGTACGAAGACCACACGA TCTTCCATGATATTTCCCTCAGGTTTAAAAGGACGCATATCAAGATGAAGAAACAACCCAGAG GGTACGGCCTCCGCTGCCACCGGGCCATCATTACCATGTGCCGCCTCATTGGCATCAAAGACATGTATGCAAAAGTGTCTGGGTCCCTCAACATGCTCAACCTCACGCGGGGCTTCTTCCATGGACTCACCAGCCAG GAAACTCACCAGCAGCTGGCTGATAAGAAGGGTCTCCATGTCGTGGAATTCCGGGAGGAATGTGGCCCTCTGCCCGTGGTGGTCGCCTCCCCCCAGGGGGCCTTGAGAAAGGACCCAGAACCAGAAGACGAGGTCCCAGACATCAAACTTGACTGGGAAGATGTGAAGATAGCCCAGGGGCTGAAGCGCTCCGTGTGGTCAGGCTTGAAGAGAGCGGCCACCTAA
- the MRPS5 gene encoding small ribosomal subunit protein uS5m isoform X2 — translation MAAVVRAASRLPALCGVPAGRLRPRQLFLNTFPTTSTLALKTALGPLSSLGTRGNCHYTILAHVLRTQGCVNSPSNWMGQQCRSSSFFNKLTADELWKGALAESGAGARKGRGKRVKKRRRKDLNRGQIIGEGRSGFLWPGLNVPLMRNGAVQTITQRSKEEQEKVEANMVQQREEWDRKRKIKVKRERGWSGNSWGGVSLGPPDPGPNGETYDDFDTRILEVRNVFNMTAKEGRKKSVRVLVAVGNGRGAAGFAVGKAAERMDAFRKAKNRAVHYLHYVERYEDHTIFHDISLRFKRTHIKMKKQPRGYGLRCHRAIITMCRLIGIKDMYAKVSGSLNMLNLTRGFFHGLTSQETHQQLADKKGLHVVEFREECGPLPVVVASPQGALRKDPEPEDEVPDIKLDWEDVKIAQGLKRSVWSGLKRAAT, via the exons ATGGCTGCCGTGGTCCGCGCTGCCAGCCGCCTTCCTGCCCTGTGCGGCGTGCCAGCGG gtcgtTTGCGGCCCAGGCAGCTTTTCTTAAACACTTTCCCAACAACTTCCACTTTGGCATTGAAGACTGCCCTCG GCCCTTTGTCATCACTGGGGACCAGAGGAAACTGTCATTACACCATCTTGGCCCATGTTCTACGGACACAAGGCTGTGTTAATTCTCCTAGTAATTGGATGGGCCAACAGTGTAGATCCTCCAGTTTCTTCAATAAAT TGACGGCAGATGAGCTGTGGAAAGGTGCTTTAGCAGAGAGCGGTGCTGGAGCAAGAAAAGGAAGAGGCAAAAGAGttaagaaaaggagaagaaaggatTTGAACCGGGGTCAGATCATTGGTGAAG GGCGCTCTGGTTTCCTCTGGCCTGGTCTGAACGTCCCTCTGATGAGAAATGGAGCAGTGCAGACCATCACACAGAGGAGCAAGGAGGAGCAGGAGAAGGTGGAAGCCAACATGGTCCAACAGAGAGAGGAGTGGGACCGGAAGAGGAAAATTAAGGTTAAACGGGAGCGAGGATGGAGCGGAAACTCCTGGGGAGGCGTCAGTCTTGGCCCCCCTGACCCCGGTCCCAACGGAG AAACCTATGACGATTTTGATACCAGGATACTCGAG GTAAGAAATGTTTTCAACATGACAGcaaaagagggaagaaagaaatcGGTGCGTGTCCTGGTGGCTGTGGGGAACGGGAGAGGGGCTGCAG GTTTTGCTGTTGGGAAAGCGGCTGAGCGGATGGACGCTTTCAGAAAA GCGAAGAACAGAGCGGTCCACTATCTGCACTATGTGGAGCGGTACGAAGACCACACGA TCTTCCATGATATTTCCCTCAGGTTTAAAAGGACGCATATCAAGATGAAGAAACAACCCAGAG GGTACGGCCTCCGCTGCCACCGGGCCATCATTACCATGTGCCGCCTCATTGGCATCAAAGACATGTATGCAAAAGTGTCTGGGTCCCTCAACATGCTCAACCTCACGCGGGGCTTCTTCCATGGACTCACCAGCCAG GAAACTCACCAGCAGCTGGCTGATAAGAAGGGTCTCCATGTCGTGGAATTCCGGGAGGAATGTGGCCCTCTGCCCGTGGTGGTCGCCTCCCCCCAGGGGGCCTTGAGAAAGGACCCAGAACCAGAAGACGAGGTCCCAGACATCAAACTTGACTGGGAAGATGTGAAGATAGCCCAGGGGCTGAAGCGCTCCGTGTGGTCAGGCTTGAAGAGAGCGGCCACCTAA